From Clostridium sp. SY8519:
AAGGATGTCTCACTGGCCGACTTCAAGGACAGCGTATTCCTGCGGTATAAACCGACGGATATTCTGCCGGCGGATGATTATCTGATCAATATCTGCGCCGCCTATGGTTTTTACCCGAAGATTTCCGCGGAATTTGAGGATTTTGATGAATTTCTCTTTAACCTGGAAATGGGAGAAGGCATCTCCCTGGTTTTCGAAGAAGCGGAAGTCACTTCCAACCTGAACCTGCGGTTTATCCCGATCGAAGAGGATGTCCCCCAGAAATACCTGCCGATGCAGCTGGTGCGCAAGTCCAAAAACAAGTCCACCCTGTTAAACGACCTGTTCAGTTTCGCCAAAAAATATTCCAGCCTGCATGTCAAAAAAGATTTCTGATAACAGACAGCGCCCCTGTCCGGCCCGGCTCTGCAGCCGAAGGCTTCGGACAGGGACGCTGTCTGTTTTACTGATTCTTCCGGGACTGTTCTGTCCCATGCTTTTTCAGTCCACCTTTTCGATGGAATCCCCTACTTTGATTTTTCCGCCTTTTAAGACTTTGGCAAATACGCCTTCCCGGGGCATAATGCAGTCTCCCATGACTTTATAGATTTCGCAGTGGCTGTGACATTCCTTGCCGATCTGTGTCATTTCCAGCAGCACATCCTCGCCGATGCGAAAACGGGTTCCTACCGGAAGCTCCTTCATATGGTAGCCTTCCACGATCAGGTTTTCACCGAAGGCGCCAAATTCCACTTCTGCGCCCCGGGCGCGGAATGCCTCGATTTCCCCCAGGCCCAGCAGGCTGATCTGCCGGTGCCATTTGCCGGCATGGGCGTCTCCCTCGATGCCCCAGTCTTCAATCAGTGTCGCTTCCCCTACTTCTGTTTTCTGGATTCCTTTGCGGTCACTTGTGCAAATTCCTCTGATTACTCCCATAGTACTGCTCCTTCTCTTGTTTGTTTTCTTTTTACCTGCAGTTATCCGCCGATGGATACCATCCGTTTGTCTTCCGAAATTTCATCCGGTTCCTCAAAACAGTGGGAGGACGGCTTCCGGTAAATCGCCTCCGACAGGATCCGCCGGACTTCTTCCTTTTCCCGGCGGCGCAGCGCCGGCTTCAAATCAAACGTGTCCGCATAGCACAGACAGGGTTTGATCTTTCCGGTGGCACTCATGCGGATGCGGTTGCAGCCTGCGCAGAACTTGCCGTGCAGCGCCTGGATCATACCCACCGTGCCCGCAAATCCGGGGATTTTATAATACACGGCGGGTCCGCTGCCATGCACGGTATGATCCTCCCGAAGCTCCGGATACCGGTCTTTCAGCATCTGCAGCGCATCCGCTCCGCTGATCTGGTAATACTGCCTGCCTTCCCCGATGGGCATCAGTTCAATAAAGCGCAGGTCCACCGGAAGTGTCCGGGCCAGCTCCAGCATGGACCACCAGTTTTCCGCGGCCGTCTCCGCGCCCCTGTCTCTTTCCGGACATTCCCCGGCTTTGCAGAACGCTTCTCTGGGAGCGA
This genomic window contains:
- a CDS encoding MOSC domain-containing protein, which encodes MGVIRGICTSDRKGIQKTEVGEATLIEDWGIEGDAHAGKWHRQISLLGLGEIEAFRARGAEVEFGAFGENLIVEGYHMKELPVGTRFRIGEDVLLEMTQIGKECHSHCEIYKVMGDCIMPREGVFAKVLKGGKIKVGDSIEKVD
- the moaA gene encoding GTP 3',8-cyclase MoaA, whose product is MKDQYGREIEYMRISVTDRCNLRCRYCMPEGGISTIPMEELLSYEEIETVCRIAADMGIRKIRLTGGEPLVRLEVAKLVRMLRQIDGIDSVTMTTNGILLKQHLDELLEAGLSGVNISLDTLDPERFRNITGVDALDQVLDSIHACLDRGLQTKVNTVLIPDDFFAPREAFCKAGECPERDRGAETAAENWWSMLELARTLPVDLRFIELMPIGEGRQYYQISGADALQMLKDRYPELREDHTVHGSGPAVYYKIPGFAGTVGMIQALHGKFCAGCNRIRMSATGKIKPCLCYADTFDLKPALRRREKEEVRRILSEAIYRKPSSHCFEEPDEISEDKRMVSIGG